A genomic window from bacterium includes:
- a CDS encoding branched-chain amino acid aminotransferase: protein MEIRVTRHPNPPAPPRSDFGFGSIFTPHMFEMPFRDGAWGKPVIVPYHDIVLDPAAKVLHYGQEIFEGMKAYAHPVDGSVHMFRPDMNIARFGHSCDRMCMPRVDAKLFMEALKRLIDLDRDWVPKSPDALYIRPTMISTQRGLGVKASTEYLFYIIIGPVGSYFAGGSKPLRVKAEDTYVRSAPGGVGGAKTGGNYGAALLPIKLAQQEGFDQIVWLDARTMSSIEEMGAMNIAFVYADRVITAAIGDTILNGVTRDSVGVLCRDFDLNWTETPPMIRDVCADADSGKLLEAFACGTAAVVTSIGSLSYRGQDHRVSDGQEGPVTRRLREALCAIHAGTSDLHPEWIEKVPVFAHV from the coding sequence ATGGAGATCCGGGTCACCCGTCATCCGAACCCGCCCGCGCCCCCGCGCAGCGATTTCGGTTTCGGCAGCATCTTCACCCCGCACATGTTCGAGATGCCGTTCCGGGACGGAGCCTGGGGCAAGCCGGTCATCGTCCCGTACCACGACATCGTGCTCGATCCGGCGGCCAAGGTGCTCCACTACGGGCAGGAGATCTTCGAGGGGATGAAGGCCTACGCCCATCCCGTGGACGGCTCGGTCCACATGTTCCGGCCCGACATGAACATCGCCCGCTTCGGCCACTCCTGCGACCGGATGTGCATGCCGCGGGTCGACGCCAAACTCTTCATGGAGGCCCTCAAGCGGCTGATCGACCTGGACCGCGACTGGGTGCCGAAGTCGCCCGACGCGCTCTACATTCGCCCGACGATGATCTCGACCCAGCGCGGCCTGGGCGTCAAGGCGAGCACCGAATACCTGTTCTACATCATCATCGGCCCGGTCGGCAGCTACTTCGCCGGCGGCAGCAAGCCGCTGCGGGTCAAGGCCGAGGATACCTACGTGCGCTCGGCGCCCGGCGGCGTCGGCGGGGCCAAGACCGGCGGCAACTACGGGGCCGCCCTGCTGCCGATCAAGCTCGCCCAGCAGGAGGGGTTCGACCAGATCGTCTGGCTGGACGCGCGCACGATGTCGTCGATCGAGGAGATGGGGGCGATGAACATCGCCTTCGTCTACGCCGACCGGGTGATCACCGCCGCCATCGGCGACACCATCCTGAACGGCGTGACCCGTGATTCGGTCGGCGTCCTCTGCCGCGATTTCGACCTGAACTGGACCGAGACGCCGCCGATGATCCGCGATGTCTGCGCCGACGCCGACAGCGGCAAGCTGTTGGAGGCCTTCGCCTGCGGCACCGCGGCCGTCGTCACCTCCATCGGCTCGCTCAGCTACCGGGGACAGGACCACCGGGTGAGCGACGGCCAGGAGGGCCCCGTC